In the Malassezia vespertilionis chromosome 1, complete sequence genome, one interval contains:
- a CDS encoding uncharacterized protein (EggNog:ENOG503P3WR), with the protein MRSVSWVSGAHDTLPLVAQDAQVQSLTQQTLHPSTQARATSRTPFVATASTLPAVQHTPNRAALFARANTPLSLRSRGQFTALPGNAPAGEKSEPSRDLSWAQTPGRSKWGSLHLGPTQTPLLASHPSLREFVPGMLPETKQERVQVSHSASHSSVLGKREQETEQEMDENVPSPRKRRMVWDPEMGFVDAEDLEARKPVLPPPQNEAERILRALESMRTPLGDARREGIIRSQSLPSWNASSISVPLPSPSRDGILTASASRSPSRSIAPHSRSVQRVQKLRRNHTGSRPSMRSKLRNTIQFDDIDDDAMHEEEEVASNLLGDVHDEEMNEAELVCEQPAPEVPVRRSRRVAQKPEPEPEPEPEPESEPVLEPEVPVRRSRRAAPKPAQPKEERTAPEPREAAAPKPREAAAPEPRKDAAPVRKRDNFRVHSEDDSPERKLSVLRQHSEKRSQRHVPSGRITAFDDDDVDDMPQAEELDKIKLPAIFPSNFSLGASTAPAPKLAQDAPKTTAPTFSFVKSAESTGESLLDRIGKAADPSETKPPTFGAPPAASGQSSFSFGANPAASEQSFFSFGANPAASEQSSFSFGANPAAPGQSSNLSGAKSGASEEPTASKKPASFGAKPDALEKPAASGQSSFSFGAKPAEAAVPAFSFGAQQSQPAISFGAAAKAQPAEKPPSFFAAASEEPAPASLDTEKKSGPPPNFFSNPAEPTSAVVPPPSKDSAAPSSFSFGTKKDAHDTRAEKPIGESKPFPFFSFSKPSEPEKQAPAPPAFSFSKQNEAPQLASPSLEKPAADPPKAATPAPAFGTGMPGDPQKTEPPKLAPFSFAKPAEAKKSDVAPTPTFSFGKPSAADKPAMSSFGVSKPADTDETSATPMFRMPPAAEDKPGGFAFGQPPSLPNDTKRTLEPEPEQDKKRGRTDEPHAPKPSLDATLNPAAKPFAFGAPSTEQPKSTAPFTGFSFGTSAKPAQSAAGPAPSSFGAKPQEPSAPLFAFGAKPAASESQPTAPHAFGAPASTSFSFSKPEAKPSFGTASSTPSTGSPAPTFAFGAPTNQPATPTFASPSFGAPSANAPEPTPAFTFGAPAPPAPSTTTFPFGAPQPATNNLFQFGANAPAPNPAPFAFGEATAPGSPAPGSPAPSTAFSFGTPSQGAPAPPAFGTPEGGPNLFNMGASPAPAGRQIKPLRQPRRR; encoded by the exons ATGCGGTCCGTTTCCTGGGTCTCGGGCGCGCACGATACGCTCCCCCTTGttgcgcaggatgcgcaaGTGC AGTCTTTGACACAGCAGACACTACACCCATCGACCCAGGCGCGTGCAACGAGTCGTACACCGTTTGTCGCGACTGCATCGACCTTACCCGCCGTGCAACATACACCGAATCGAGCGGCACTgtttgcgcgtgcgaacACGCCGCTCTCACTGCGAAGCCGTGGGCAGTTTACAGCTCTTCCAGGCAACGCGCCTGCCGGAGAAAAGAGCGAGCCGAGCCGAGATTTGTCTTGGGCGCAAACCCCGGGACGATCCAAGTGGGGTTCGCTGCACTTAGGTCCTACACAGACGCCTCTGCTTGCCAGCCATCCGTCCTTGCGTGAATTTGTGCCTGGAATGCTTCCTGAAACGAAGCAGGAGCGCGTACAAGTATCTCACTCCGCTTCGCACAGCTCCGTGCTTGGGAAGCGTGAGCAAGAGACGGAGCAAGAGATGGATGAAAATGTACCATCTCCAAGGAAGCGTCGGATGGTCTGGGATCCGGAAATGGGCTTTGTCGACGCCGAAGATTTAGAGGCACGCAAACCTGTCcttccgccgccgcagaATGAGGCGGAGcgtattttgcgcgcgttggAGAGTATGCGAACGCCGCTGGGCGATGCACGTCGCGAGGGTATTATTCGGTCCCAGTCGCTCCCTTCGTGGAATGCGAGCTCGATTTCTGTGCCGCTGCcttcgccgtcgcgcgacggGATATTGACGGCgtcagcgtcgcgctctcCCTCCAGGAGTATTGCGCCTCATTCACGCTCTGTacagcgcgtgcaaaagctgcgccgcaaccACACGGGCTCGCGCCCGAGCATGCGTTCGAAGCTTAGAAACACGATTCAATTTGATGACATTGACGACGATGCCATGcacgaagaagaggaagtTGCAAGCAACTTGCTGGGAGACGTGCATGACGAGGAAATGAATGAAGCGGAGCTGGTATGTGAACAGCCAGCGCCCGAagtgcctgtgcgccgctcgcgacGTGTGGCGCAGAAGCCCGAGCCcgagccagagccagagccagagccagagtCGGAGCCCGTGCTTGAGCCTGAagtgcctgtgcgccgctcgcgacGTGCGGCACCGAAACCGGCACAGCCGAAAGaggagcgcacggcgcccGAACCTAGGGaagctgcggcgcccaaACCTAGGGAAGCTGCGGCGCCCGAACCTAGGAaagatgcggcgccggtgcGAAAGCGCGACAACTTTCGTGTACACTCCGAAGACGATAGTCCTGAGCGCAAGCTCTCCGTGCTGCGCCAACATTCTGAAAAGCGCAGTCAACGCCATGTTCCATCCGGCCGGATCACGGCTtttgacgacgacgacgtggACGATATGCCCCAAGCCGAAGAATTGGATAAGATCAAGCTGCCAGCCATCTTTCCTTCGAATTTCTCGCTTGGCGCAAGtacagcgccggcgccgaaACTTGCACAGGATGCGCCAAAGACAACAGCGCCGACATTTTCATTTGTCAAGTCTGCAGAAAGCACGGGTGAATCGCTGTTGGACCGTATTGGCAAGGCTGCCGACCCGTCAGAGACCAAGCCGCCGACGTTTGGTGCACCGCCCGCAGCGTCAGGACAATCCTCCTTTTCGTTTGGCGCGAACCCTGCAGCGTCGGAACAGTCCTTCTTTTCGTTTGGTGCGAACCCTGCAGCGTCGGAACAGTCCTCCTTTTCGTTCGGTGCAAACCCTGCAGCACCAGGACAATCCTCCAACTTGTCCGGCGCAAAGTCCGGCGCATCGGAAGAGCCTACTGCGTCGAAGAAACCTGCTTCGTTTGGCGCAAAGCCCGACGCGTTGGAAAAGCCTGCCGCTTCGGGGCAGTCCTCTTTTTCGTTCGGAGCAAAGCCTGCCGAGGCTGCTGTCCCTGCTTTttcgtttggcgcacagcaatCGCAGCCAGCCATTTCGTTTGGCGCGGCAGCCAAAGCCCAGCCTGCGGAGAAGCCACCTTCCTTCTTTGCAGCTGCTTCTGAAGAaccagcgcctgcatcgctAGACACAGAGAAGAAATCTGGCCCCCCACCCAACTTTTTCAGCAACCCCGCAGAGCCGACCTCCGCAGTCGTTCCTCCGCCATCGAAAgacagcgccgcaccatCATCCTTCTCGTTCGGCACAAAGAAAGATGCGCACGATACACGAGCAGAGAAACCTATCGGGGAATCAAAACCATTCCCCTTCTTTTCCTTTAGCAAACCAAGCGAGCCTGAAAAGCAAGCGCCCGCCCCGCCAGCGTTTTCGTTCAGCAAGCAAAACGAAGCGCCACAATTAGCCTCGCCCAGCCTTGAAAAGCCCGCTGCTGACCCCCCCAAAGCCGCGACACCAGCGCCAGCCTTTGGCACTGGCATGCCTGGAGACCCACAAAAAACAGAGCCTCCAAAGCTTGCGCCCTTTAGCTTTGCCAAGCCGGCCGAGGCGAAAAAGTCTGATGTGGCGCCTACACCGACCTTCTCTTTTGGGAagcccagcgcagcagacaAACCTGCCATGTCCAGCTTTGGCGTGTCGAAGCCTGCCGACACAGACGAAACCTCTGCAACGCCCATGTTTCGCATGCCTCCTGCCGCAGAGGACAAGCCGGGCGGATTCGCTTTTGGACAGCCCCCTTCCCTGCCCAACGATACGAAACGTACCCTCGAGCCAGAGCCTGAGCAGGACAAGAAGCGCGGCAGGACAGACGAGCCGCATGCGCCCAAGCCATCTCTCGACGCAACCTTGAACCCTGCGGCAAAGCCCTTTgcctttggcgcgccgagcacagAGCAGCCCAAAAGTACTGCGCCGTTTACCGGCTTTTCGTTTGGCACAAGCGCCAAGCCAGCGCAGAGTGCCGCGGGCCCAGCACCCTCTTCGTTCGGCGCCAAGCCACAAGAACCGTCCGCGCCCCTGTTCGCATTCGGCGCCAAGCCAGCCGCGTCCGAATCGCAGCccactgcgccgcatgcctTCGGTGCGCCTGCCTCCACGAGTTTCTCCTTTAGCAAGCCGGAGGCCAAGCCGAGCTTTggcacggcgagcagcaCTCCGTCGACTGGATCGCCTGCACCGACGTTTGCCTTTGGCGCACCAACAAATCAGCCCGCGACGCCGACATTTGCAAGCCCTTCgttcggcgcgccgtctgcgAATGCGCCGGAACCAACGCCTGCGTTTACAttcggcgcgcctgcgcctcctgcGCCGTCCACGACTACATTTCCGttcggtgcgccgcagcccgCAACAAACAACCTCTTTCAGTTCGGGGCCAACGCCCCTGCGCCAAACCCCGCCCCGTTTGCTTTTGGCGAAGCAACTGCGCCCGGTTCTCCAGCGCCCGGCTCGCCAGCGCCCAGCACCGCCTTTTCTTTTGGCACTCCCAGCCAAGGCGCtcctgcaccgccagcTTTTGGCACGCCAGAAGGCGGGCCGAATTTGTTCAACATGGGCGCGTCGCCCGCACCTGCTGGCCGGCAAATCAAGCCATTGCGTCAGCCACGGAGACGATAG